The Candidatus Taylorbacteria bacterium genome includes a window with the following:
- a CDS encoding exodeoxyribonuclease III, with the protein MKIISWNVNGIRAVVKKGNFLPFVQKYKPDVLCLQETKAEKGQAVIDLPEYEEYWNSAVKKGYSGTAIFTKVKPLSIANGLPAKISDKFGLVADKYGDPTAEGRVIAVEFEKFYVVTVYTPNAKDDLSRIPLREKHWDPAFLAYCKALEKKKPVIFCGDLNVAHTSDDLARPKENEGLKGFTKEEREGFQAFLDAGFVDTFRISHKGNGFYTWWSHFANARARNVGWRIDYILVSENFKSKIKKAEILPEVFGSDHCPVMVDIGI; encoded by the coding sequence ATGAAAATAATTTCCTGGAATGTAAATGGAATACGGGCGGTTGTGAAAAAGGGTAATTTTCTGCCGTTTGTGCAAAAATACAAGCCGGATGTTTTATGCCTGCAGGAAACCAAAGCCGAGAAAGGCCAAGCAGTGATTGACTTGCCGGAATATGAAGAGTATTGGAATTCTGCGGTAAAAAAAGGTTACTCCGGGACGGCAATTTTCACCAAGGTCAAACCACTTTCGATTGCAAACGGATTGCCTGCAAAAATTTCGGACAAATTTGGCTTGGTTGCCGACAAGTACGGCGACCCCACTGCCGAGGGGCGCGTTATTGCCGTGGAGTTTGAAAAGTTTTATGTTGTTACCGTTTATACCCCGAACGCCAAAGATGACTTAAGTCGGATTCCCCTTCGGGAAAAACACTGGGACCCAGCATTTCTTGCTTACTGCAAAGCACTGGAAAAAAAGAAGCCCGTCATTTTTTGTGGAGACTTAAATGTTGCGCACACCTCGGACGATCTTGCTCGGCCGAAAGAAAACGAGGGGTTAAAGGGATTTACCAAAGAAGAGCGCGAAGGCTTCCAAGCTTTTCTTGACGCTGGTTTCGTTGACACCTTTCGGATTTCACACAAAGGAAACGGTTTCTACACGTGGTGGAGTCATTTTGCAAATGCCCGCGCTCGAAACGTCGGCTGGAGAATTGACTACATTTTGGTTTCAGAAAATTTCAAAAGTAAAATTAAGAAAGCTGAAATTCTTCCCGAAGTTTTTGGGTCGGACCACTGTCCGGTGATGGTAGATATAGGAATTTAG
- a CDS encoding NYN domain-containing protein yields the protein MTVIKHKEQKVGIFIDTQNLYHSAKNLYGAKVNFGQIVKDALAGRILIRAVAYVITTESGEERGFFDALEKVGIETKTKDLQIFSGGSKKADWDVGLAVDTIKMAPKLDAVILASGDGDFVPLVEYLKNEGCQVEVITFGRSTSAKLKEVADDFIDLDQNPRKYLLGGPSYRRTPPQRPETQEKK from the coding sequence ATGACAGTAATCAAACATAAAGAACAAAAAGTCGGTATTTTTATTGATACGCAAAACCTTTACCATAGCGCGAAGAATCTCTATGGCGCGAAAGTGAACTTCGGCCAGATTGTAAAAGACGCGCTCGCGGGACGAATTCTTATTCGAGCCGTCGCCTATGTAATCACCACGGAGTCCGGAGAGGAAAGGGGATTTTTCGATGCGCTTGAGAAGGTGGGAATCGAGACAAAAACGAAAGACCTTCAGATTTTCTCGGGGGGAAGCAAAAAAGCGGACTGGGATGTGGGGCTCGCCGTAGACACGATTAAAATGGCGCCCAAACTTGATGCGGTAATCTTGGCTTCCGGCGATGGCGACTTCGTGCCTCTGGTTGAATATCTGAAAAACGAAGGATGCCAGGTGGAAGTGATCACTTTCGGACGCTCCACTTCGGCAAAACTCAAAGAAGTCGCGGACGACTTCATCGACCTCGACCAAAATCCGCGAAAATATCTCTTGGGCGGACCGTCCTATCGAAGAACTCCCCCTCAAAGACCAGAGACGCAGGAAAAAAAGTAG
- a CDS encoding HD domain-containing protein, translated as MEQIDWELFKRVVEFRLMKKHSENSQKFVIPPEVSCVTKTLEKAGFKAYLVGGCVRDLLLARRPKDWDVTTNAKPEEIIALFSNTFYENNFGTVGVVNEETKDETLKVVEVTPFRLETTYSDNRRPDAVSWSDNVNDDLKRRDFTINAIALEITEGEGESFMGNIIDPFDGRSDLKRKIVKIAGDAHERLEEDALRLLRGVRIATELDFTIDSAAEKAIIANAELLKNISPERIRDEFVRIIMSDNPSKGIQMAQNMGILKFVVPELLEGIGVEQNKAHAFDVWTHLLETLKHAKKKEWPLEIRLAALFHDISKPETRRRNPKTGEWSFYGHEVVGARVTKNILTRLKFSREIIAKVTKLVRWHMFFSDTEQITLSAVRRMINNVGRENIWDLMNVRICDRIGTGRPKEDPYRLRKYKSMIEEALKDPISVGMLKINGARVMEVTKMPPGPKIGYILHALLEEVLEDPKQNTAQYLEERAQKLALLDEKTLKNMGEKGKEKKEEMQEEDVKEIRKKYWVQ; from the coding sequence ATGGAACAAATTGATTGGGAATTATTTAAAAGAGTGGTAGAATTTAGGTTAATGAAAAAACATTCTGAAAATAGTCAAAAATTTGTGATTCCACCCGAGGTTTCATGTGTAACAAAAACGCTGGAAAAGGCGGGTTTTAAGGCGTATTTAGTAGGGGGGTGTGTCAGAGACCTATTACTTGCTAGGAGACCCAAAGACTGGGACGTTACAACCAACGCCAAGCCCGAAGAGATTATCGCCCTCTTCTCTAATACGTTCTATGAAAACAATTTTGGAACAGTCGGAGTTGTAAACGAGGAAACAAAGGATGAAACACTCAAGGTTGTCGAAGTTACTCCTTTCAGACTCGAGACAACATATTCTGACAACCGTCGGCCGGACGCAGTGAGCTGGAGCGACAACGTGAATGACGACTTAAAGAGGAGAGATTTCACGATAAACGCCATCGCTTTGGAGATAACCGAGGGAGAAGGGGAAAGTTTCATGGGAAACATTATTGACCCATTTGACGGAAGGAGCGACCTCAAACGGAAGATTGTGAAGATAGCGGGCGATGCACACGAAAGGTTGGAGGAGGACGCACTCCGCCTTCTTCGGGGAGTACGAATTGCAACCGAGCTTGATTTTACGATTGATAGTGCCGCGGAAAAAGCAATCATTGCGAATGCAGAACTCTTAAAAAACATCTCACCCGAGAGAATTCGAGATGAGTTTGTAAGGATTATCATGTCGGACAACCCATCAAAAGGTATTCAAATGGCTCAAAATATGGGCATTTTGAAGTTTGTTGTTCCGGAGTTGCTAGAAGGAATTGGCGTCGAGCAGAACAAAGCTCATGCTTTCGACGTGTGGACGCATCTTTTGGAAACCCTGAAACACGCAAAAAAGAAAGAATGGCCACTCGAGATCAGATTGGCAGCTCTTTTTCACGATATTTCAAAACCTGAAACACGCAGGAGAAATCCCAAAACGGGTGAGTGGAGCTTCTATGGTCATGAAGTTGTGGGAGCAAGAGTGACGAAAAACATCCTGACCCGGCTCAAATTTTCAAGAGAAATCATCGCTAAAGTCACAAAGTTGGTGCGTTGGCACATGTTTTTTTCCGACACGGAGCAAATTACTCTCTCCGCAGTAAGGAGAATGATTAATAATGTCGGAAGAGAAAATATTTGGGACCTCATGAATGTGAGAATCTGCGACAGAATAGGCACTGGAAGGCCCAAAGAGGACCCGTATCGCTTGAGAAAATACAAATCAATGATTGAGGAGGCCCTGAAGGATCCTATATCGGTAGGAATGCTTAAAATCAATGGCGCAAGAGTGATGGAAGTCACAAAAATGCCACCAGGACCCAAAATAGGGTATATTTTGCATGCTCTTTTGGAAGAAGTGCTTGAAGACCCAAAGCAGAACACAGCTCAATACCTAGAGGAGAGGGCTCAAAAACTGGCTCTTTTGGATGAAAAAACATTGAAAAATATGGGCGAGAAGGGGAAAGAGAAGAAGGAGGAGATGCAGGAAGAGGATGTAAAGGAGATTAGGAAGAAGTATTGGGTACAGTAG
- a CDS encoding YifB family Mg chelatase-like AAA ATPase has translation MSFAKVYSAQTSLLKPYTVDIEVDLSNGLHAFSVVGLGDKAVDESKDRISAAIKNSGFGFKSPKNKNQKVVVSLAPADIKKEGPIFDLAIALAYLLASEEIEFDPKKKLFLGELSLDGEVRKINGVLPLVDYAKKRGFEEVYLPAQNAKEGALIEGISIFAVNTLKDAINHLHHGETIGKEENEKPHSKIELSPQEKTEVEYKDEEFSVDFADIKGQEGAKRGLEIAAAGGHNLAMFGPAGTGKTMLAKAFAHVLPPLTFPEILETTGIHSVAGSLKDTLVTHPPFRSPHHTSSYVSLVGGGTYPKPGEITLAHRGVLFLDEFPEFERRVIDSLRQPLEERVVSISRAKGSTLFPANFILIAAMNPCPCGNYGIQGKQCICSPIHIERYKRKVSGPIVDRIDLWIEVSKVEHEKLSKKSATGVTTKELREKIVKARKIQAKRFKGNKRDIKTNSEMGVKDLEKYVALSEPVIDILNQSARTLDLSARSYHRLIKLSRTIADLENSEEIAPEHLYEALQYRPKRIAS, from the coding sequence ATGTCATTCGCTAAAGTCTACAGCGCCCAGACGAGCCTCCTCAAGCCCTACACAGTCGACATCGAAGTGGACCTCTCAAACGGGCTCCATGCGTTCTCCGTCGTAGGACTCGGCGACAAAGCTGTCGACGAATCAAAGGACAGAATCTCCGCGGCCATAAAAAATTCCGGGTTCGGTTTCAAATCTCCGAAAAATAAAAATCAAAAAGTGGTGGTATCTCTGGCTCCGGCGGACATAAAAAAAGAGGGGCCGATTTTCGATCTCGCCATCGCTCTTGCCTATCTTCTCGCTTCAGAGGAAATCGAATTCGACCCGAAAAAAAAGCTGTTCTTGGGAGAACTTTCTCTCGACGGAGAAGTGAGAAAAATAAACGGCGTACTGCCCCTCGTTGACTACGCGAAAAAAAGAGGATTTGAAGAAGTATACCTTCCGGCCCAAAATGCGAAAGAGGGGGCGCTTATTGAAGGCATCTCGATTTTCGCGGTAAACACGCTCAAAGATGCGATAAACCATCTACATCATGGAGAGACAATCGGCAAAGAGGAGAATGAGAAGCCTCACTCAAAAATCGAACTCTCTCCGCAGGAAAAAACAGAAGTTGAGTACAAAGATGAAGAATTTTCTGTTGATTTTGCCGACATCAAAGGTCAGGAAGGTGCGAAAAGGGGACTTGAAATCGCCGCCGCAGGCGGACACAACCTCGCAATGTTCGGCCCCGCCGGAACGGGAAAAACCATGCTCGCAAAAGCCTTTGCCCACGTCCTTCCTCCGCTTACTTTCCCCGAAATTTTGGAAACGACAGGAATCCACTCGGTGGCGGGATCTTTGAAAGACACCCTCGTCACTCATCCGCCTTTCCGCTCACCGCATCATACCTCTTCCTACGTCTCATTGGTCGGAGGCGGAACATACCCGAAGCCCGGCGAAATAACCCTGGCGCATCGAGGAGTGCTTTTCCTTGATGAGTTTCCCGAGTTCGAGAGGAGAGTAATTGATTCTCTTCGGCAACCGCTCGAAGAGCGAGTGGTGTCAATTTCCCGAGCTAAGGGCTCAACGCTATTTCCGGCAAATTTTATTCTGATTGCCGCCATGAATCCCTGCCCGTGCGGGAACTACGGCATTCAGGGAAAACAGTGCATCTGCAGTCCCATCCATATTGAAAGGTACAAAAGAAAAGTATCCGGACCGATCGTGGACAGAATCGACCTATGGATCGAGGTCTCAAAAGTCGAGCACGAAAAACTTTCGAAAAAAAGCGCGACAGGAGTGACAACAAAAGAGCTTCGCGAAAAAATAGTGAAAGCCAGAAAAATTCAAGCGAAACGGTTTAAGGGGAACAAAAGAGACATCAAGACTAACAGTGAAATGGGCGTGAAAGACTTAGAAAAATATGTTGCGCTCTCCGAGCCCGTCATAGATATCTTGAATCAGTCGGCTCGGACCCTCGACCTCTCCGCCCGCTCGTACCACCGGCTTATTAAACTATCCCGAACCATCGCCGACCTCGAGAATTCGGAGGAGATTGCTCCGGAACATCTCTACGAAGCTCTGCAATACCGACCGAAAAGAATCGCTTCGTAA
- a CDS encoding M23 family metallopeptidase, translating into MPQEGKNQVKYSLFSRMFLIGIILFSSALLPNNAKAGIVSFISDLMVVEQSQETAEVYDNTQTMNLLQGDSNPNRDAKGGGDINVVDGDALQGEMGPLGTLSHIEELNREISVYTVRSGDTLSEIAEMFEVSTNTILWSNDIPGGLLKEGQTLVILPISGINHVVKSGDTVKSITLQYKADKSEILAYNDLKEDASLKVGQIIMIPDAEVAFVSPPKSAFKTQITSNYYLRPTKGVKTQGLHGYNGIDIGAPLGTPIVASATGVVIVSKSNGWNGGYGSYVVIKHGNGTQTLYAHMSKVTVSSGATVSQGQKIGEVGHSGNVVGPTGNHLHFEVRGAKNPF; encoded by the coding sequence ATGCCTCAAGAGGGCAAGAATCAGGTAAAATACAGCCTTTTTTCAAGGATGTTCCTCATTGGAATTATTCTTTTTTCGTCTGCGCTTCTCCCCAACAATGCCAAGGCTGGCATTGTTTCTTTTATTTCAGACCTCATGGTGGTAGAGCAAAGCCAGGAAACAGCCGAAGTCTACGACAATACCCAGACCATGAACCTTCTTCAGGGAGATTCCAATCCAAACCGCGATGCCAAGGGAGGGGGCGATATAAATGTAGTTGACGGGGACGCTCTTCAAGGAGAGATGGGACCCTTGGGCACTTTATCTCATATAGAGGAGCTCAATCGCGAGATTAGCGTCTATACGGTGCGCTCTGGCGATACCCTGTCGGAGATTGCGGAAATGTTTGAAGTCTCGACAAACACGATTCTCTGGTCCAACGATATTCCCGGTGGTCTGCTCAAGGAAGGCCAGACATTGGTCATTCTTCCTATATCGGGAATCAATCACGTCGTAAAATCTGGTGATACTGTAAAATCGATTACCCTTCAGTACAAAGCTGATAAATCGGAAATTCTTGCCTACAACGACCTCAAAGAAGATGCTTCGCTTAAAGTTGGGCAGATAATAATGATTCCTGACGCTGAAGTTGCTTTTGTTTCTCCTCCGAAATCCGCCTTCAAGACTCAAATCACTTCAAATTATTACTTGAGACCGACAAAGGGAGTAAAAACTCAGGGATTGCACGGTTATAATGGGATTGATATCGGTGCACCTCTTGGTACTCCAATCGTCGCTTCTGCCACGGGTGTTGTCATTGTGAGCAAGAGTAATGGATGGAATGGAGGATACGGAAGTTATGTGGTGATAAAGCATGGAAATGGAACCCAAACCCTTTATGCCCATATGAGTAAAGTCACTGTCTCCTCTGGAGCAACTGTTTCGCAAGGGCAAAAAATTGGCGAGGTTGGTCACAGTGGTAACGTAGTTGGTCCGACTGGTAACCATCTTCACTTTGAAGTTCGAGGAGCGAAAAATCCGTTTTAG
- the rpsO gene encoding 30S ribosomal protein S15 — protein MLTRTKKQKTIKEARVHDKDTGSPEVQISILTKRIDELAKHLKKNSKDKHSRRGLLQMVADRQTHMKYLAKKSTRRYNSMIAKLDLKKK, from the coding sequence ATGTTAACCAGAACAAAAAAGCAAAAAACAATCAAGGAAGCGAGAGTTCATGACAAAGACACCGGTTCGCCCGAAGTGCAGATAAGCATTTTGACGAAACGGATAGATGAGCTTGCAAAACATCTGAAAAAAAACAGCAAGGACAAGCACTCACGAAGAGGGCTCTTACAGATGGTTGCCGACAGGCAGACTCATATGAAGTATCTCGCAAAAAAAAGCACACGAAGATACAACTCAATGATCGCGAAACTCGATTTGAAGAAGAAGTAA
- a CDS encoding type II toxin-antitoxin system PemK/MazF family toxin: MFKGAIVLVPFPFTDLSGQKVRPALILHVSRKGEDCVVAFISSKKEKKSGDFDISIVASQTNGLKVNSVIKMNKIATLQRKIILGELGYVETSLYKEIDKKLKKLFEL, from the coding sequence ATGTTTAAAGGCGCGATAGTACTTGTACCCTTTCCTTTTACGGATCTTTCCGGACAGAAAGTTCGCCCGGCACTCATTCTTCATGTGTCTCGAAAGGGAGAAGATTGCGTTGTTGCGTTCATATCTTCAAAAAAAGAAAAGAAGTCCGGAGATTTTGATATTTCTATTGTAGCATCGCAAACCAACGGTCTAAAAGTTAATTCAGTGATAAAAATGAATAAAATCGCCACTCTTCAAAGGAAAATCATTCTGGGAGAACTTGGTTATGTTGAAACTTCACTTTATAAAGAAATAGACAAAAAATTAAAGAAACTATTTGAGCTATGA
- the xerA gene encoding site-specific tyrosine recombinase/integron integrase: protein MELHELKLQFLEYIEIEKGRSLKTVENYDHYLSRFFEYGKLKNPEEITIDVIREFRLWLNRQPGWKNSNQGDTLKKKTQNYYLIALRSFLKFLAKRGVESLSPETIELAKVGERQLDLITKEELSRLLNAPDGSDLKSLRDRAILELLFSTGLRVSELCSLSRDLDLSIDEFSIRGKGEKVRVVFLSPEAKSAIKKYLDKRADVDDALFVRLNIEKTPKGDMALDKRSVERIVKYCAIKAGISKRVTPHVIRHCFATDLLSNGADLRSVQMLLGHAHIGTTQIYTHVTDIHLKEIHKKFHNSKG, encoded by the coding sequence ATGGAGCTTCATGAACTAAAACTGCAATTTTTGGAGTATATTGAAATCGAAAAAGGCAGGTCGCTCAAAACGGTGGAAAATTATGACCACTATCTATCGCGTTTTTTTGAATATGGAAAGTTAAAAAATCCCGAGGAGATTACGATTGACGTAATCCGCGAATTTCGCCTCTGGCTCAATCGCCAGCCGGGCTGGAAAAACTCGAATCAAGGCGACACGCTTAAAAAGAAAACGCAAAACTATTATCTCATTGCTCTCCGCTCCTTTCTCAAATTTCTGGCAAAACGCGGGGTGGAGTCACTGTCGCCTGAAACCATCGAGCTCGCCAAGGTCGGAGAACGTCAGCTTGACCTCATTACCAAAGAGGAACTCAGTCGTCTTTTGAATGCCCCCGACGGGTCTGATTTGAAATCATTGCGGGATCGGGCGATTTTGGAGTTGCTTTTTTCCACGGGTTTGCGTGTTTCCGAACTCTGTTCCCTATCGCGCGACCTTGACCTTTCGATTGATGAGTTTTCTATTCGGGGCAAGGGCGAGAAGGTCAGGGTCGTTTTTCTTTCACCCGAGGCGAAATCAGCCATCAAGAAATATCTTGATAAGCGCGCGGATGTTGACGACGCTCTTTTTGTAAGATTAAACATCGAGAAAACTCCCAAAGGCGATATGGCGCTCGACAAACGCTCGGTGGAGCGTATCGTGAAATACTGTGCCATCAAAGCAGGAATTTCCAAAAGGGTTACACCGCACGTGATTCGCCATTGCTTTGCAACGGACCTGCTTTCAAACGGCGCGGACCTGCGTTCCGTTCAAATGCTTTTGGGTCATGCTCATATTGGCACCACCCAGATTTATACTCACGTTACCGACATACATTTGAAAGAAATTCATAAGAAGTTTCACAACAGTAAAGGGTAG
- a CDS encoding polyribonucleotide nucleotidyltransferase codes for MEKKHYSIQVGGKTLTAEFTDLAEQAHGSVLLKYGNTVVLATAVMAKHAKEGGDYFPLTVEYEEKFYATGKILGSRFVRREGRPSDEAVLSGRIVDRTIRPLFPQYMRNDVQVIITILSIEEDDPDVIGVLAASLALGTSHIPWNGPVSAIRIGKIKDNDNWIINPTYVLRENPEAEFELVACGKDGNINMIELSGDEALESTIVLALKEASKEIELLQEFQNKIIKEIGKKKRVILKPETSENIISLFKEKIKPELSKIVMSGPGSGRIGDLKDEWVALLEKTYPEESASMAEQYFEEEVNNFIHTEAIENGKRPDGRGFDEIRPLFAQAGGISPILHGSGIFYRGGTHILSALTLGGPGDSQVIEGMEVEAKKRFMHHYNFPPFSVGETGRVGGMNRRMIGHGALAEKALHPMIPSKETFPYTIRIVSEALASNGSTSMGSVCASTLALMDAGVPLKRPVAGIASGLMLKDTENYKILTDIQGPEDHHGDMDFKVAGTSEGVTAIQMDVKVGGIPVTILEKAFEKAKVARIFILSKMKEVIAEPRKDISPRAPKILILKVKIDQIGLVIGPGGKTINGIKDKTAVEEITIEEDGTIFITGKNGSAEKAFQIISEMTREYKAGERFEGEVVKILDFGAFVRIGANAEGLVHISEIAPFRVDRIEKYLKEGQKVPVIVKEIDEKKRINLSIKAADPNFILEKK; via the coding sequence ATGGAGAAAAAGCATTATTCTATTCAAGTCGGAGGAAAAACATTGACCGCAGAGTTTACTGACCTCGCGGAGCAGGCGCACGGCTCGGTTTTGTTAAAATACGGTAATACCGTTGTGTTGGCGACAGCCGTAATGGCAAAGCACGCCAAAGAAGGTGGCGACTACTTTCCGCTCACTGTCGAATATGAGGAGAAGTTTTACGCCACGGGAAAAATTTTAGGCTCCCGATTTGTAAGAAGAGAAGGAAGACCCTCGGATGAAGCGGTTCTCTCGGGAAGAATTGTGGACAGAACCATCCGGCCATTGTTCCCACAATACATGCGGAATGACGTGCAGGTCATCATCACTATCCTCTCCATTGAAGAGGACGACCCGGATGTAATCGGAGTGCTCGCGGCATCGCTTGCCTTGGGTACTTCTCACATTCCATGGAACGGCCCCGTTTCGGCGATCCGAATCGGCAAAATTAAAGACAATGACAATTGGATTATCAACCCGACCTATGTTTTAAGGGAAAATCCGGAGGCGGAATTCGAACTCGTTGCATGCGGGAAAGACGGGAACATAAACATGATCGAGCTTTCGGGAGATGAAGCTCTTGAAAGCACTATCGTCCTCGCTCTCAAGGAAGCTTCTAAGGAAATAGAACTTCTGCAGGAGTTTCAGAATAAAATAATAAAGGAAATCGGAAAGAAAAAAAGAGTTATCCTGAAACCTGAAACTTCAGAAAACATCATCTCGCTTTTCAAAGAAAAAATAAAGCCGGAGCTCTCCAAGATTGTCATGAGCGGACCGGGGTCAGGGAGGATTGGCGATTTAAAGGACGAATGGGTGGCTCTTTTGGAAAAAACATATCCGGAAGAAAGCGCGTCAATGGCAGAACAATACTTTGAGGAAGAAGTGAATAATTTTATTCATACGGAAGCGATTGAAAACGGCAAGAGACCGGACGGCCGTGGATTCGACGAAATCCGTCCGCTCTTCGCTCAAGCCGGCGGAATTTCTCCCATTCTCCACGGGTCGGGCATTTTTTACCGAGGAGGAACCCATATTCTTTCGGCGCTGACCTTAGGAGGCCCCGGGGATTCGCAAGTCATCGAGGGAATGGAAGTGGAAGCGAAGAAACGCTTTATGCATCACTACAATTTTCCGCCTTTCTCCGTTGGCGAGACGGGACGCGTAGGCGGAATGAACAGAAGAATGATCGGTCATGGCGCACTTGCGGAGAAAGCCCTACACCCCATGATTCCTTCTAAAGAAACGTTTCCTTACACTATTCGCATCGTATCCGAAGCCCTGGCCTCCAACGGTTCCACCTCGATGGGCTCCGTGTGCGCCTCGACGCTCGCGCTTATGGACGCGGGTGTGCCTCTGAAGCGCCCGGTTGCAGGAATTGCGTCTGGACTTATGCTCAAAGACACAGAAAATTACAAAATCCTCACCGATATACAGGGTCCGGAAGATCATCACGGCGATATGGACTTTAAAGTGGCGGGAACATCGGAAGGGGTGACCGCAATTCAAATGGACGTCAAAGTTGGCGGCATTCCCGTCACAATTTTGGAGAAAGCTTTCGAAAAGGCAAAAGTCGCCCGAATCTTCATCCTTTCAAAAATGAAAGAAGTGATCGCCGAACCAAGAAAAGACATCTCGCCCCGAGCGCCGAAAATCCTCATCCTGAAAGTAAAAATTGACCAGATCGGGCTTGTCATCGGGCCGGGAGGAAAGACGATAAACGGCATCAAGGACAAAACCGCCGTCGAAGAAATCACTATCGAAGAAGACGGCACTATTTTCATTACGGGCAAAAACGGGAGCGCGGAGAAGGCATTCCAAATCATTTCCGAGATGACCCGCGAATACAAGGCAGGGGAGCGTTTCGAAGGCGAAGTTGTTAAAATTCTCGACTTTGGAGCATTCGTGCGCATCGGCGCAAACGCGGAAGGTCTTGTGCATATTTCGGAAATCGCTCCGTTTCGGGTTGACCGAATCGAAAAATACTTGAAAGAGGGCCAGAAAGTCCCCGTGATTGTAAAGGAAATCGACGAAAAGAAAAGAATCAATCTTTCAATCAAAGCGGCAGACCCCAATTTCATTTTGGAGAAAAAATAA
- a CDS encoding TraR/DksA C4-type zinc finger protein, with product MNNEPYKKSLEDELKRVVAELKTVGNVNPKNPNDWEATVQGNIDQADESEIAEKIESFDENHMIVEQLEIRSNEIKRALGRIQDGSYGKCLVCGKIIEEKRLLANPAAETCVEHMQR from the coding sequence ATGAATAACGAACCATACAAAAAAAGCCTCGAAGATGAGTTAAAAAGAGTCGTGGCGGAACTAAAAACAGTTGGCAATGTTAATCCTAAAAATCCCAACGATTGGGAAGCGACTGTGCAGGGGAATATTGACCAAGCCGACGAAAGCGAAATTGCCGAAAAAATCGAGTCGTTCGATGAAAACCACATGATTGTCGAACAGCTGGAAATCCGATCGAACGAAATCAAGCGCGCTTTAGGCAGAATCCAAGATGGAAGTTATGGCAAATGCCTCGTTTGCGGAAAAATAATCGAAGAAAAAAGGCTTTTAGCGAACCCTGCCGCAGAGACCTGTGTTGAGCACATGCAAAGATAG